One Streptomyces umbrinus genomic window, GTCACCTGCTGGGCGAGACCGGAGGAACCCGAGGCGGACTGGCCGCCCTTGGCCTGCCAGGCCTTGCCGCCCTCGTACTTCCAGTCCGAGGCGGCCGCGGCCTTCAGGTACTTGGTGAAGTTGTCCGTGGTACCGGAGTCGTCCGAGCGGTGGAACGTCTGGATCTTGGTGCTCGGCAGCTTCGCCTCGGGGTTCAGCTTCTTGATCGCCTCGTCGTTCCAGGTCTTGATCTTGTCGTCGAAGATCTTGGCCAGGGTCGGGGCGTCCAGGACGAGGTCGTCCACACCCGGGAGGTTGTACGACACGGCGATCGGGCCGCCGACCATCGGCAGGTCGATGGCCTGGCTGTCCTTGCAGACCTCGGCGGACTTGGTGATCTCCTCGGCGTCCAGCGGGGAGTCCGAACCGGCGAAGGCGGTCTGGCCCTGGAGGAAGTTGGTGATACCGGCGCCGGAACCGTTCGGGTTGTAGTTGAGCCGAACGTCCTTGCAGGAGGCCGTGTACTGCTTGACCCAGGCGTCGACCGCGTTCTTCTGCGCGGAGGAGCCGGCCGCGAGCAGCTCGCCCTTGGCGTCGTCACACTTGATGGCGCTGTTGGCCGCGGGCGCGCTCTCGTCACCCTTGGTGCCGGTGTCGTCGGAGCCGCACGCCGTCAGCGCCAGGGCGCCGGAGACGGCGACAGCACCGAGCGAAAGGGCGCGAAGCCGGTTCTTGCGCTGAAGCTTCACTTTCGGGAGTTCCTTCCAGGAGCCGCCGTCTGCCGGCGGCGTGCGAGGTCGTGGTGCAGCCTCTCGTCCGCACGAGACTGCCGTCTTACTGACTAACCGCTGACAACTGATATCGATTGGTACGTGAGCGGGCTTCTGCTCGCACCACGCACCGGGTAAGGCCGAAATTAGGCAGATCAGGTGAAGCGGCCAATGGCCGTGGGTGAACGGAGGGTGAACCCCTGCCGTCAGTGCGGTGAGGTCACGGAACGCTCACGGGGAGAACACGTGTGGGTCCCGACTACCGGAACCACCTCCTTCGGAAGCATCACTCCCCTCTTCCACCCGCTTCTCACCGCTCCCGCCCCTCCTCTCACCCCTCCACCCACCCCGCACGCCCAGGCCCTCCCATGGCCGGAAATCGGCGGCCCCGAGCAGCCGCCTTCGCGATTCCCGGGGCCCGCCCGTGGAACCCGCCGGACCGTGGACCCGTCTCGTTCCACGGGAACAACGGGAGGCGCACATGCAACGGCGTACGTTCATGGGTGGCGGCGCCGCGCTCGCGGCGACGGCGGTTTCGGCCGCGTGCACCAGCGGCACCGGCGGGAGTTCCGGGCCGCGGGCAGGCGAGGAGGCCCGCACGTCCGGTACGCCAGTGAAGACGACGAGTACCGCGGCCGACCTCAAGGCCCTGGCGCGGGATCTGGACGGCCCCCTGGTCCGCCCGGGCGAGGCGAACTGGGCGGCAGCCCGCCAGCTCTACAACACCCGCTTCGACTCGCTCAAACCGACGGCCGTCGCGTACGTCGCCCACGCCGAGGACATCCGTACGACACTCGCGTACGCCCGGTCCCACGCCGTCCCCGTCTCGATCCGTAACGGCGGCCACTCGTACGCGGGCTGGTCCTCGGGCGACGGCCGGCTGATCCTCGACATCTCGAAGCTCTCCAAGGTCCGGGCCTCCGGCAACGAGGCCGTGGTCGGCGCGGGCGCCAAGCTCATCGACGTCTACCGCGCGCTGGCCGCGAAGGGCGTCACGATCCCGGCCGGTTCCTGCCCGACGGTGGGCGTCTCGGGCCTGACACTGGGCGGCGGCCACGGCGTCGTGTCCCGTGCCTACGGCCTGACGTGCGACAGCCTCACCCAGGCGACCCTGATCACGTCCGCCGGAAAGCAGCTCACCGCGAGCGCGACCGAGAACAAGGACCTCTTCTGGGCCCTGCGCGGCGCGGGCAACGGCAACTTCGGCGTCGTCACCGAGCTCCGCTTCAAGACGCACCCGGCGCCGCAGGGCGTCTCGGCGTACATGTCCTGGCCGTGGTCCCGGGCCGCCGCCGTCCTCAAGGCCTGGCAGGAGTGGGGCCCCGACCAGCCCGACGAGATCTGGTCCTCGTGCCACTTCGAGAACGCGGCCGGCGGCACGCCCACGGTCTCCGTCTCGGCCTTCTCCCTGGGCACGTACGGCGAA contains:
- the pstS gene encoding phosphate ABC transporter substrate-binding protein PstS; translated protein: MKLQRKNRLRALSLGAVAVSGALALTACGSDDTGTKGDESAPAANSAIKCDDAKGELLAAGSSAQKNAVDAWVKQYTASCKDVRLNYNPNGSGAGITNFLQGQTAFAGSDSPLDAEEITKSAEVCKDSQAIDLPMVGGPIAVSYNLPGVDDLVLDAPTLAKIFDDKIKTWNDEAIKKLNPEAKLPSTKIQTFHRSDDSGTTDNFTKYLKAAAASDWKYEGGKAWQAKGGQSASGSSGLAQQVTQTAGAISYMELSYAKDAQTVHVKTGAATPVEATVDNATKAIAEAKVVGEGNDLALELNYKPTAEGAYPITLVTYEIACEKGNKAETLAATKSFLTYVASEEGQAILKEASYAPMPEEIITKVRTTVAGLS
- a CDS encoding FAD-binding oxidoreductase, with translation MQRRTFMGGGAALAATAVSAACTSGTGGSSGPRAGEEARTSGTPVKTTSTAADLKALARDLDGPLVRPGEANWAAARQLYNTRFDSLKPTAVAYVAHAEDIRTTLAYARSHAVPVSIRNGGHSYAGWSSGDGRLILDISKLSKVRASGNEAVVGAGAKLIDVYRALAAKGVTIPAGSCPTVGVSGLTLGGGHGVVSRAYGLTCDSLTQATLITSAGKQLTASATENKDLFWALRGAGNGNFGVVTELRFKTHPAPQGVSAYMSWPWSRAAAVLKAWQEWGPDQPDEIWSSCHFENAAGGTPTVSVSAFSLGTYGELQNAVDRLADRIGASARSVSLKRRSYEESMEVYAGCSTFPDDAQCHLPGATPGRSPQGALGRETYTGRSDFFDRSISAAGIQTLLSRISGVRGGTGSIALTALGGAINRIDPTATAFVHRRSRMLAQYIAAWRPGTSATTSNSWLTQAHKAMRPYASGAAYQNYTDPTLTNWRQAYYGEAAPRLKTLKRKYDPETFFKFPQSL